Proteins encoded together in one Roseibacterium elongatum DSM 19469 window:
- a CDS encoding glycosyltransferase family 4 protein: MKVAVFQPALPAYRVDFFRRLAQAYGSCFALYYSPVDMGALTSAHDVQPWERPIGVMRHPVRGVEWQVGALSVRINRGDLVVVCGAPRTLSTLLVLLKARLKGARSIWWGQYWTAGASPRRQRMTMRLVHLADAILFYTDAEVARFHAEGWRHRGPVGSLNNGLDLTDVVRTRQPYQASARGRSLLFIGRLTAKADLGLAIHALARPELSDVTLHVIGDGDQRVQLRAQAEALNVADRIVWHGGTTDERRIGEVANRCAAFIYPGQVGLSLIHAMGYGLPCLVHGDSAQQMPEIAAFEDGKTGRMFERGSVESLAQAAVALLETPAEREAMAARCIQIVEDAYTTARMAERFLAFADRLMKAEPVE; the protein is encoded by the coding sequence ATGAAGGTCGCCGTGTTCCAGCCCGCTCTGCCGGCCTATCGGGTGGATTTCTTTCGGAGGCTCGCGCAGGCCTACGGATCTTGCTTTGCTCTATACTATTCGCCTGTGGATATGGGTGCCCTTACCTCGGCACATGACGTTCAGCCGTGGGAGCGCCCCATAGGTGTCATGCGGCATCCCGTGCGCGGTGTGGAATGGCAGGTCGGCGCGTTATCCGTGCGCATCAACCGCGGCGATCTGGTGGTGGTCTGCGGCGCGCCGCGCACCTTAAGCACGCTTTTGGTCTTGCTCAAGGCACGGCTCAAAGGCGCGCGCAGCATCTGGTGGGGCCAGTACTGGACCGCTGGCGCTTCGCCCCGGCGGCAGCGCATGACCATGCGCCTTGTTCATCTGGCCGATGCCATCCTGTTCTACACTGATGCCGAGGTCGCACGCTTCCACGCTGAGGGTTGGCGCCATCGCGGGCCGGTCGGGTCGCTCAACAACGGGTTGGACCTGACCGATGTGGTGCGAACCCGACAGCCATACCAAGCGAGTGCGCGCGGACGGAGCCTGCTGTTCATTGGACGGCTCACGGCGAAGGCCGACCTTGGGCTGGCCATCCATGCCCTGGCCCGCCCCGAATTGTCCGACGTGACCCTGCATGTCATCGGCGACGGCGATCAACGCGTGCAACTTCGGGCGCAGGCCGAGGCCCTCAACGTGGCCGACCGCATCGTCTGGCATGGCGGCACAACGGACGAGCGCCGCATCGGCGAGGTGGCCAATCGATGCGCGGCCTTCATCTATCCCGGACAAGTCGGCCTGTCTCTGATCCATGCTATGGGGTATGGGCTGCCGTGCCTCGTCCATGGCGACTCGGCACAACAGATGCCGGAAATCGCGGCGTTTGAAGACGGCAAAACGGGGCGCATGTTCGAGAGAGGGTCGGTCGAGTCCCTGGCGCAGGCGGCTGTCGCCTTGCTCGAGACGCCCGCCGAACGTGAGGCCATGGCGGCCCGCTGTATCCAGATAGTGGAGGATGCGTACACGACCGCCCGAATGGCCGAGCGGTTTCTGGCTTTTGCAGATCGTCTGATGAAGGCAGAGCCGGTTGAATGA
- a CDS encoding glycosyltransferase family 4 protein, whose protein sequence is MTSLPDDRPAVFVWTPDTTVVNGQNIVTRRVVKHQNDFDISVFEYPAGGGLSIPSAFWAGFRFLSASIVRRPYVAYLVCARSTLGFVRDIPALLISRSSIRAVVHIHGSDFPELFAKPFVGRIAKWIYSNCEIILPSAHLVPQLVEKDFKRLVVCENFGKVTEGCPQSDVAPLRKDAEFQVLWSSNIMSSKGFFDLVDGMKLARKSHPKLCLVVLGRPHADAEKTEQEIKSALDELGLHDWVHLVGAVPPEAVTQYLEACDAVALPSTYPSECQPLSIIHAMTVGRKILVADTPALCATLGNYPAVFVDRTADSIAQGLLQLIESSSAKTDVTEAHRAEAEIRFSPSSFDARITKILRSP, encoded by the coding sequence ATGACAAGTCTTCCCGACGATCGCCCAGCAGTCTTTGTATGGACCCCGGACACCACCGTTGTGAATGGGCAGAATATCGTCACTCGCCGTGTCGTGAAACATCAGAATGATTTTGACATTTCAGTCTTCGAATATCCCGCCGGTGGGGGCCTTTCAATTCCAAGTGCCTTTTGGGCGGGTTTTCGTTTTCTCTCCGCATCAATAGTCAGGCGCCCCTATGTCGCGTATCTAGTCTGTGCGCGCTCAACACTTGGTTTCGTGAGAGATATTCCAGCACTCCTCATAAGTCGGTCTTCGATTCGGGCGGTCGTCCATATCCATGGATCAGATTTCCCAGAGCTCTTCGCAAAGCCATTTGTCGGAAGGATTGCAAAGTGGATATATAGTAATTGCGAAATCATCCTTCCATCGGCGCACTTGGTTCCGCAACTCGTAGAAAAGGATTTCAAGAGACTGGTCGTGTGCGAGAATTTCGGCAAGGTCACTGAAGGCTGCCCTCAATCTGACGTTGCGCCGTTGCGAAAGGACGCTGAATTCCAAGTGCTCTGGAGTTCCAATATCATGTCCTCGAAGGGCTTCTTCGATCTTGTGGACGGGATGAAACTGGCTCGGAAATCCCATCCGAAACTGTGCCTCGTTGTTCTAGGGCGGCCGCATGCCGACGCGGAGAAAACGGAACAAGAGATAAAATCTGCACTCGATGAGCTTGGTTTGCATGATTGGGTGCATCTGGTTGGGGCCGTGCCGCCCGAGGCGGTCACGCAATACCTGGAGGCCTGCGATGCGGTCGCACTACCGTCAACCTATCCAAGTGAGTGCCAACCTCTGTCGATCATCCATGCGATGACGGTTGGCCGAAAGATACTTGTTGCGGATACACCGGCTCTTTGCGCAACGCTGGGCAATTATCCTGCGGTATTTGTGGATCGAACGGCAGACTCTATCGCGCAGGGTTTGCTACAGCTGATCGAGTCCAGTTCGGCAAAAACAGATGTGACGGAAGCGCACAGAGCCGAAGCAGAAATCAGATTCTCACCCAGTTCATTTGATGCGAGAATAACGAAGATCTTGAGATCACCCTAA
- a CDS encoding glycosyltransferase family 2 protein, which yields MKTSVVMAAYNSEATIGTAIESFLAQDHPDKELIVIDGASTDRTCEIVRGFDSPLIQLHSGPDKGIYDAMNKGLRRVSGEAFGCLNSDDRYHDAGVLGKLARALQGADLVSGRLHFVREHGSAPVRVWQADRHRPGAYARGFTLPHPATYARRAVLERVGDFSTDFRSAGDYDWLMRALEVEGFSHSVIEDVIVDMRIGGESTGGAKAILKNSREMLEIRRRRLGSGVVDAALFLNLFIKFKQVLLR from the coding sequence ATGAAAACCTCTGTCGTGATGGCCGCCTACAACTCCGAGGCCACGATCGGCACGGCGATCGAGTCGTTCCTTGCGCAGGATCATCCCGACAAGGAACTGATCGTGATCGACGGGGCCTCCACGGATCGCACCTGTGAAATCGTGCGCGGCTTTGACAGTCCCCTGATCCAACTGCATTCCGGCCCGGACAAGGGGATCTACGATGCGATGAACAAGGGCTTGCGGCGCGTCTCGGGCGAGGCCTTCGGGTGCCTCAATTCCGACGACCGGTACCACGATGCGGGCGTGCTGGGCAAACTGGCCCGCGCGTTGCAAGGGGCGGACCTGGTCAGCGGGCGTCTGCATTTCGTGCGCGAGCATGGCAGTGCGCCGGTCCGGGTCTGGCAGGCGGATCGCCATCGCCCCGGTGCCTATGCGCGCGGGTTCACCCTGCCGCACCCGGCCACCTATGCCCGCCGCGCGGTGCTGGAGCGCGTCGGGGACTTCAGCACCGATTTCCGCAGCGCCGGCGACTATGATTGGTTGATGCGCGCGCTCGAGGTCGAGGGGTTTTCCCATTCCGTGATCGAGGATGTGATCGTCGACATGCGCATCGGCGGCGAAAGCACGGGTGGCGCGAAGGCCATTCTCAAGAACAGCCGCGAAATGCTGGAAATCCGGCGCCGGCGGCTCGGCAGTGGCGTGGTCGACGCCGCCCTGTTTCTCAACCTTTTCATCAAGTTCAAACAGGTCTTGCTGCGCTGA
- the fcl gene encoding GDP-L-fucose synthase codes for MTKIYIAGHRGMVGGAILRLLQARQAAGEDLRLVTRTHAEVDLTDQAAVRDFMQAEAPDVVILAAAKVGGIMANNTYPADFIYENLMIECNVIHQAFAAGVTRLLQLGSSCIYPRAVPQPMREHALLTGVLEPTNEPYAIAKIAGIKLCESYNRQHGTDYRSVMPTNLYGPGDNFHPENSHVLPALIRRFHEATEEGRDEVVIWGSGIPRREFLHVDDMAEASLFVLDLPHEDYAANTEPMLSHINVGSGTDVSILELAQMVAEVTGFKGRIGTDTSKPDGTMRKLMDVSRLAAMGWTARIGLRDGIEDAYRWFLDHRDTARL; via the coding sequence ATGACCAAGATCTACATCGCCGGCCATCGGGGCATGGTGGGCGGCGCGATCCTGCGCCTGTTGCAGGCGCGGCAGGCGGCGGGCGAGGATCTGAGGCTCGTCACCCGCACCCATGCCGAGGTCGATCTGACCGATCAGGCGGCCGTGCGCGATTTCATGCAGGCCGAGGCGCCCGATGTCGTCATCCTGGCCGCGGCCAAGGTCGGCGGGATCATGGCCAACAACACCTATCCGGCGGATTTCATCTACGAAAACCTGATGATCGAGTGCAACGTCATCCATCAGGCCTTTGCCGCCGGGGTGACGCGCCTGCTGCAACTGGGCTCGTCCTGCATCTACCCGCGCGCCGTGCCGCAGCCGATGCGCGAGCACGCGTTGCTGACCGGCGTGCTGGAACCCACGAACGAACCCTACGCCATCGCCAAGATCGCGGGCATCAAGCTGTGCGAGAGTTACAACCGCCAGCACGGCACCGATTACCGCAGCGTGATGCCCACCAACCTTTACGGGCCGGGCGACAATTTTCATCCCGAAAACAGCCATGTTCTGCCCGCCCTGATCCGCCGCTTTCACGAGGCGACGGAAGAGGGCCGCGACGAGGTCGTGATCTGGGGCAGCGGCATCCCGCGCCGCGAGTTCCTGCATGTCGACGACATGGCCGAGGCCAGCCTGTTCGTGTTGGACCTGCCGCACGAAGACTACGCCGCCAATACCGAGCCGATGCTGAGCCACATCAATGTGGGCTCCGGCACCGATGTGTCGATCCTCGAACTGGCGCAGATGGTCGCCGAGGTGACCGGCTTCAAAGGCCGCATCGGCACCGACACCAGCAAGCCCGACGGCACCATGCGCAAGCTGATGGACGTGTCGCGCCTGGCCGCGATGGGGTGGACGGCGCGGATCGGCCTGCGCGACGGCATCGAGGATGCCTATCGCTGGTTCCTCGACCATCGTGATACCGCCCGTCTCTGA
- a CDS encoding NAD-dependent epimerase/dehydratase family protein, which produces MAEPSRLLLLGASGRVGRMVTHHWRRAPPNGAVITAQHRDPDRADGLFWPLLDPSAKGPQPGAFDATICLAGVTPGPGADLSLNTGLAEAALTAAHRAGIGRVLVASSSAVYGAGDGTPFSETARTDPVNAYGAAKLDMERACAPWRDKGVEVCCLRIGNVAGADALLLNVARSAPDQPLVIDRFADGRGPVRSYIGARSMADVLLTLATTPRDLPEVLNVAAPGHVWMEDLARAAGHPFDFRDAPPTAYQSITLACARLAALHDFAPDAADPAALVTQWKETLPR; this is translated from the coding sequence GTGGCTGAGCCTTCGCGTCTGCTGCTGCTCGGGGCCTCGGGCCGTGTCGGGCGCATGGTGACGCATCACTGGCGACGTGCGCCGCCCAATGGTGCCGTCATCACGGCGCAACACCGCGATCCCGATCGTGCCGACGGCCTGTTCTGGCCCCTGCTCGACCCCTCGGCCAAGGGCCCGCAGCCCGGCGCGTTTGACGCGACCATCTGCCTTGCGGGTGTGACGCCGGGGCCGGGGGCGGACCTGTCCCTGAACACAGGCCTGGCCGAAGCGGCCTTGACCGCCGCCCATCGCGCCGGGATCGGCCGCGTGCTGGTGGCCTCGTCCTCGGCGGTCTACGGGGCGGGGGATGGGACACCGTTTTCCGAAACCGCCCGCACCGATCCCGTCAATGCCTACGGCGCCGCCAAACTGGACATGGAACGCGCCTGCGCCCCCTGGCGGGACAAGGGCGTCGAGGTCTGCTGCCTCAGGATCGGCAACGTGGCGGGCGCCGATGCGCTGTTGCTGAACGTGGCGCGCAGCGCGCCCGATCAGCCCCTGGTGATCGACCGCTTCGCCGATGGCCGCGGGCCGGTGCGGTCCTATATCGGCGCGCGCAGCATGGCCGATGTGCTTTTGACCCTCGCCACGACGCCGCGTGACTTGCCCGAGGTGCTGAATGTCGCCGCCCCCGGCCATGTCTGGATGGAGGATCTGGCCAGGGCCGCCGGGCACCCGTTCGACTTTCGCGATGCGCCGCCGACCGCGTATCAGTCCATCACGCTCGCGTGTGCCCGCCTTGCCGCGCTGCATGACTTTGCGCCCGACGCCGCCGATCCCGCCGCGCTGGTGACGCAATGGAAAGAAACACTGCCCCGATGA
- a CDS encoding sugar transferase: protein MTPAKRLFDLVCAILLSILLAPVIVLVAMLILVLDGRPIFYISERMRSSTQGFDLVKFRTMKPVAGDSGVSGGDKSDRITRTGAFLRRTRLDEVPQLWNVLRGDISFVGPRPPLRQYVDRFPDLYGRVLQSRPGITGLASIYFHAHEEHLLARTSSREETDAVYSRACIPRKAHLDLIYQENRTVCMDMMVMLKTVFKRLR, encoded by the coding sequence ATGACCCCCGCAAAACGCCTGTTCGACCTTGTCTGCGCCATCCTCCTGTCGATCCTGCTCGCGCCGGTGATCGTCCTTGTCGCGATGCTGATCCTCGTGCTCGATGGCCGGCCAATATTCTACATCTCCGAGCGGATGAGATCCTCGACCCAGGGGTTCGATCTGGTCAAGTTCCGCACCATGAAACCGGTCGCGGGCGACAGCGGCGTTTCGGGTGGCGACAAGTCGGACCGCATCACCAGGACCGGCGCCTTCCTGCGGCGGACGCGACTCGACGAGGTGCCGCAATTGTGGAACGTGCTCCGCGGCGACATCAGCTTCGTCGGGCCGCGACCGCCCTTGCGCCAGTATGTCGACCGCTTCCCCGACCTCTACGGGCGCGTGTTGCAATCGCGCCCCGGCATCACCGGGCTGGCCTCGATCTACTTTCATGCGCACGAGGAACACCTGCTGGCCCGCACCTCCAGCCGCGAGGAAACCGACGCGGTCTATTCCCGCGCCTGTATCCCGCGCAAGGCGCATCTGGACCTGATTTATCAGGAAAACCGCACTGTCTGCATGGACATGATGGTGATGCTCAAGACGGTGTTCAAACGCCTTCGCTGA
- a CDS encoding spike base protein, RCAP_Rcc01079 family: MNPFQNRAPQLSGPATDALPVTPDDGADLSRVAIGLYVETGGSLSVVTVNGQTRSLSVADFSILPLGVRRVRATGTTASGIHAMVLA, translated from the coding sequence ATGAATCCCTTTCAGAACCGCGCCCCGCAACTGTCCGGCCCCGCCACCGATGCCTTGCCCGTCACCCCCGACGATGGGGCCGACCTGTCGCGCGTCGCCATCGGGCTGTATGTCGAAACCGGCGGCAGCCTTTCGGTCGTGACCGTGAATGGTCAGACGCGGTCCCTGTCCGTGGCCGATTTCTCGATCCTGCCGCTTGGCGTGCGGCGTGTCAGGGCCACGGGCACGACGGCCAGCGGCATCCACGCCATGGTGCTGGCATGA
- a CDS encoding metallophosphoesterase: MTKRDNWASPSPTRTTFLVGDIHGCAAELEHLMQLVEAEFDYAISGDPALVFVGDYIDRGPDSAVVLEFLHGAQTEAPDLITCLLGNHERMMLDFLDDPTGPAKRWLRHGGLETVASMGLRAQVTSEGGDAAALVDLAFDIRAALGADRIAWLQALPLSWNSGTLWAVHAAADPALPMPAQEANTLLWGTSSFGRIDRTDAQWVAYGHVPVEDPKAERGRVPLDTGAVYGGPLTAARIDPDGLVRFIQTR; this comes from the coding sequence ATGACGAAACGGGACAACTGGGCATCGCCATCTCCAACCCGGACGACCTTTCTGGTGGGCGACATCCATGGGTGCGCCGCCGAACTCGAACATCTCATGCAACTGGTCGAAGCCGAGTTCGACTATGCGATATCGGGGGATCCGGCCCTTGTCTTTGTTGGCGACTACATCGATCGCGGGCCGGACTCTGCCGTGGTTCTTGAGTTCCTGCACGGGGCGCAGACCGAAGCGCCGGATCTGATCACCTGCCTTCTGGGCAATCACGAGCGCATGATGCTCGACTTTCTCGACGATCCGACCGGCCCGGCAAAACGATGGCTGCGTCATGGCGGGCTGGAAACGGTGGCCAGCATGGGGTTGCGTGCGCAGGTCACCAGCGAAGGCGGCGATGCGGCCGCGCTTGTCGATCTTGCCTTCGACATCCGCGCAGCCTTGGGCGCCGACAGGATCGCATGGTTGCAAGCGCTGCCGCTGTCCTGGAACTCGGGCACGTTGTGGGCCGTTCATGCCGCCGCGGATCCGGCCCTGCCGATGCCTGCGCAAGAGGCAAACACGTTGCTCTGGGGCACCAGCAGCTTTGGCCGCATCGACCGCACCGACGCCCAATGGGTCGCTTACGGGCATGTCCCGGTCGAGGACCCGAAGGCGGAGCGCGGCCGCGTGCCCCTGGACACCGGGGCCGTTTACGGCGGGCCGTTGACCGCCGCACGGATCGACCCGGACGGGTTGGTGCGCTTCATCCAGACCAGATAG
- a CDS encoding polysaccharide biosynthesis/export family protein produces the protein MYLKSLVAVAIAFLVSGCGSAYVASDINDVAGVEEIEVVDISAFVVRQANNAPYAPQDLPDAFSLIASGSTPPRAPRLPDQVFDPEARPGATVLRAPPVVNPEPYRIGVGDVLILATPRGQSTVEELAGLVAAQNQRQGYTVQDDGMISVPSIGRIMVGGMTLDAAEDAIFQRLIDARIDPTFSLEIAEFNSQRVSVGGAVGSPGVVPITIQSVTLDEVLAQRGGVNARDADYTVIRIYRDGTLYQIPLNDFYAENSLRRLRMLSGDSVFVDTDYDLDLAQAFFQEQIARANYNRSVRAAAISELQAEISIRRGALQETRSNFQARLDLGAESREHVYIMGEVPNPGRFALPYENVAVLADVLLDAGGVQQSTGNPGQIYVMRAPYEDGTTLRRVTAYRLDGRNAANMVLATRFEMRPGDVVFVAAQPIARWNRFISLALPTLNLGNRLNN, from the coding sequence ATGTATCTTAAATCCTTGGTTGCCGTGGCAATTGCGTTTCTGGTGTCGGGATGCGGCTCCGCCTATGTTGCCAGCGATATCAACGATGTGGCCGGCGTGGAGGAGATCGAGGTCGTCGACATCTCGGCCTTTGTCGTGCGTCAGGCAAACAATGCGCCCTACGCACCGCAGGATTTGCCGGATGCGTTTTCCTTGATCGCAAGTGGATCGACACCGCCCCGGGCGCCGCGCCTGCCGGACCAGGTTTTCGATCCCGAGGCCCGCCCCGGCGCAACCGTCCTGCGCGCGCCGCCCGTCGTGAACCCCGAGCCGTATCGCATCGGCGTGGGCGACGTGCTGATCCTGGCCACGCCGCGCGGCCAATCCACCGTCGAGGAACTTGCCGGCCTCGTCGCGGCTCAGAACCAGCGCCAAGGATACACCGTTCAGGACGATGGCATGATTTCGGTGCCGTCGATCGGGCGCATCATGGTTGGCGGCATGACGCTGGATGCGGCCGAAGATGCGATTTTCCAAAGGCTGATCGACGCCCGGATCGATCCGACCTTCAGCCTCGAGATTGCCGAGTTCAACTCGCAGCGGGTGTCGGTCGGCGGCGCCGTCGGCAGCCCCGGCGTCGTGCCGATCACGATCCAGTCCGTCACCCTGGACGAGGTCTTGGCGCAGCGGGGCGGCGTGAACGCGCGGGATGCCGATTACACCGTGATCCGTATCTATCGTGATGGCACGCTGTACCAGATCCCGCTCAACGATTTTTATGCCGAAAACTCCTTGCGCCGCCTGCGGATGTTGAGCGGGGACAGTGTCTTTGTCGATACCGACTACGACCTCGACCTGGCGCAGGCCTTTTTCCAGGAACAGATCGCGCGCGCGAACTACAACCGCTCGGTGCGTGCGGCCGCGATTTCGGAATTGCAGGCCGAGATCTCGATTCGTCGCGGGGCGCTGCAGGAAACGCGCAGCAACTTCCAGGCGCGTCTCGATCTTGGCGCGGAAAGCCGCGAGCATGTCTACATCATGGGCGAGGTGCCGAATCCGGGCCGGTTCGCTCTTCCTTACGAGAATGTCGCCGTGCTTGCGGATGTGTTGCTGGATGCCGGCGGCGTGCAGCAAAGCACCGGCAACCCCGGTCAGATCTACGTGATGCGCGCGCCCTACGAAGATGGAACGACGCTGCGCCGTGTGACCGCCTATCGACTGGATGGCCGCAACGCGGCGAACATGGTGCTGGCAACGCGCTTTGAAATGCGGCCGGGCGATGTGGTCTTTGTCGCAGCGCAACCGATTGCCCGCTGGAACCGCTTCATTTCCCTGGCGCTTCCGACCCTGAACCTGGGTAATCGTTTGAACAACTGA
- a CDS encoding GumC family protein, with protein sequence MTSFPSNGPEQDSQDEIDLVELLRTIWRGKWVIVLTTVLGILFAVYQAFVVAVPLYPARATVAVESGDTQMVISEIDSVFSGAGTDSVALNTEIEVILSRDLIGQLVDDLDLVADPEFNGALRDLPFRTRALNWVRGIERALPSDARMRASVIDSVINRVNVENLRSTRVFNIEIETTDPQKSAMIVNRLAGIYIDSQIRRKLDATTRAISFLSDRTTELQANVAELERQLAAQTEESNVVSADLVQAQNIQLRELRERIEDQAQRLADEQSILANLVSARGDFDALISAAEASGESRLLSITQRFRMGRLDRVEANAAVEDVIATLIANSERAAQQLETLRQSESDLASRIAAQSAELIALQQLEREVNAARLLYETFLTRLQEASVQQGLETADARVLSEAVPRGASSPRKSLYVMLGLMLGALLGIAIVLVREWRFAGFRTTDELRDLTGMPVLGTVPALPTTDRREVLALLNSQPNSVFSEAVRNLRTSILMASIDRQPQVILMTSSIPSEGKTTLAIALSRLLGAMEGKRALLLEADIRRQTLRAYVDHDPGASLADVLLGRLDLDAADLLDPDLGVDVLSGGEAKVNAVDLFSSRRFGDLMEALRHRYDYIVIDAPPVLAVPDARVLAAYADVTVFAARWSSTSKTQLRQGLQMLETVGHPADGIVMSQVDLKKLKTYGYAGQYGYDSYSSKYYSTQS encoded by the coding sequence ATGACCTCGTTCCCAAGCAATGGACCTGAACAGGACTCGCAGGACGAGATCGATCTGGTCGAACTGCTGAGAACGATCTGGCGCGGCAAGTGGGTTATCGTCCTCACCACCGTTCTGGGCATCTTGTTTGCGGTCTATCAGGCCTTCGTCGTGGCCGTGCCGCTGTACCCGGCGCGTGCGACCGTCGCCGTCGAAAGCGGCGACACGCAGATGGTGATCTCGGAAATCGACAGCGTCTTTTCCGGCGCCGGCACGGACTCGGTGGCGTTGAATACCGAGATCGAGGTGATCCTGTCACGCGATCTGATCGGGCAGTTGGTGGATGACCTCGACCTTGTCGCCGACCCGGAATTCAACGGTGCGCTCCGGGATCTGCCGTTTCGAACGAGGGCTTTGAACTGGGTGCGCGGGATCGAGCGGGCCTTGCCCAGCGATGCGCGGATGCGCGCCTCGGTGATCGACTCGGTCATCAATCGCGTCAATGTCGAAAACCTCCGCTCCACGCGCGTGTTCAACATCGAGATCGAAACCACGGATCCGCAGAAATCGGCCATGATCGTGAACCGCCTGGCCGGGATCTATATCGACAGCCAGATTCGCCGCAAACTGGACGCCACGACGCGCGCCATCAGCTTTCTCAGCGACCGCACGACCGAATTGCAGGCCAATGTGGCCGAACTGGAACGGCAACTGGCCGCGCAGACCGAGGAATCCAACGTCGTGTCGGCCGACCTCGTGCAGGCGCAGAACATCCAGTTGCGCGAATTGCGCGAGCGGATCGAGGATCAGGCACAGCGCCTTGCCGATGAGCAATCCATTCTTGCCAACCTGGTTTCGGCGCGGGGCGATTTCGACGCCTTGATCTCCGCCGCAGAGGCCAGTGGCGAGTCGCGCCTTTTGTCCATCACCCAGCGCTTCCGCATGGGGCGTCTGGACAGGGTCGAAGCGAATGCAGCCGTCGAAGACGTGATCGCAACCCTTATCGCCAACAGCGAGCGCGCGGCCCAGCAGCTTGAGACATTGCGGCAATCCGAAAGCGATCTGGCAAGCCGTATCGCGGCACAATCCGCGGAACTGATCGCCTTGCAGCAGCTCGAGCGTGAAGTGAACGCCGCCCGCCTTTTGTACGAGACGTTTCTGACCCGCCTGCAGGAGGCCAGCGTCCAGCAGGGTCTGGAAACCGCCGACGCGCGCGTCCTGTCCGAGGCGGTGCCACGCGGCGCGTCGAGCCCGAGGAAATCCCTCTATGTCATGCTTGGCCTGATGCTCGGGGCGTTGCTCGGCATCGCGATTGTCCTCGTCCGCGAATGGCGGTTTGCCGGTTTCCGCACCACCGACGAGTTGCGGGACCTGACGGGCATGCCGGTGCTGGGCACGGTGCCGGCCCTGCCGACCACCGACCGGCGCGAGGTTCTGGCGCTGCTCAACTCGCAGCCCAATTCCGTCTTTTCCGAGGCCGTGCGGAACCTGCGCACATCCATCCTGATGGCCAGCATCGACCGCCAGCCGCAGGTCATCCTCATGACATCTTCGATACCGTCCGAGGGCAAAACCACGCTTGCCATCGCCTTGAGCCGGCTGCTGGGTGCCATGGAGGGGAAACGCGCCCTGCTGCTCGAGGCCGACATCCGGCGGCAGACACTGCGCGCCTATGTCGATCATGACCCCGGCGCATCGCTTGCGGATGTTCTTCTGGGGCGTCTCGATCTCGATGCCGCGGATTTGCTCGACCCCGATCTTGGCGTCGACGTGCTGAGCGGCGGCGAGGCAAAGGTCAACGCCGTGGACCTGTTCTCGTCACGCCGCTTTGGCGATCTGATGGAGGCCCTGCGCCACCGCTACGATTACATCGTGATCGACGCACCGCCCGTGCTGGCCGTGCCCGATGCGCGCGTTCTGGCCGCCTATGCCGATGTCACCGTCTTCGCAGCCCGTTGGTCGAGCACGTCGAAAACGCAACTGCGCCAGGGGCTCCAGATGCTCGAAACGGTCGGTCATCCGGCAGACGGGATCGTCATGTCGCAGGTGGATCTGAAAAAGCTCAAGACCTACGGCTACGCCGGCCAGTACGGCTATGACAGTTATTCCTCGAAGTACTACAGCACGCAAAGTTGA